Proteins encoded within one genomic window of Chelatococcus sp. HY11:
- a CDS encoding aldehyde dehydrogenase family protein, with protein MSGTQKRLIDSAAARAEAKRLSNKVLVGGSLVAAETDATIDVIHPPTMEVIATVPRCGAADAARAVEAAAKAFPVWSRIPARERGRLIAQAADRIEAELETLSQLQTLETGHPIASQSRGDMATAVDMLRMFAGVSGELKGETVPDAQGVLHYTTCEPIGVIAAVIPWNGPVFTLSAKIAPALVAGNTIVVKSAETAPLAVLRCAEIIQSFLPPGAINMISGVGEEVGKPLVQHPAVRKATFTGSVNVGKLISQYVADKLIPVTLELGGKNPNIVMADADLALAIPGVVAGMRFMRQGQSCIAGSRILIQERIYDEVVEGAVKLMNALVVGNPFDENTEVGAIISQKQMDRIQSFVSSVKDIPGARVLCGGSPEADSSMPGRLFMRPTLIDNVPHDAPLCQEEIFGPVAVAVRFTDFEDAIRIANDSVFGLAAAMWTRDLGTAMQFAARIEAGLVQVNQYAGPRANVSYGGLKVSGLGKEYTLQSMLNHFTRSRTIQINAGLRS; from the coding sequence ATGTCCGGCACTCAGAAGAGACTGATCGACTCCGCTGCGGCGCGGGCGGAAGCAAAGCGCTTGTCCAACAAGGTTCTTGTTGGTGGCAGCCTCGTCGCCGCTGAGACGGATGCGACGATCGACGTCATCCACCCCCCGACGATGGAGGTGATCGCGACCGTGCCGCGCTGCGGCGCTGCCGATGCCGCGCGCGCCGTGGAAGCTGCAGCGAAGGCCTTTCCCGTGTGGTCGCGCATTCCTGCCCGCGAGCGCGGCAGGCTGATCGCCCAGGCTGCGGACCGGATCGAGGCGGAACTTGAGACGCTGTCACAGCTGCAGACGCTCGAAACCGGCCACCCGATCGCTTCGCAATCCCGCGGCGACATGGCCACCGCGGTCGATATGCTACGCATGTTCGCCGGGGTCTCCGGCGAGCTCAAGGGCGAGACGGTTCCCGATGCGCAGGGCGTTCTGCACTACACGACCTGCGAGCCGATCGGCGTGATCGCGGCGGTTATCCCGTGGAACGGTCCGGTCTTCACGTTGAGCGCCAAGATCGCGCCGGCTCTCGTGGCGGGCAACACCATCGTGGTCAAGAGCGCGGAAACCGCCCCGCTCGCCGTGTTGCGCTGCGCGGAGATCATCCAGTCCTTCCTGCCTCCGGGCGCGATCAACATGATCTCCGGCGTCGGCGAGGAAGTCGGCAAGCCGCTGGTGCAGCATCCGGCCGTGCGCAAGGCGACCTTCACCGGCTCGGTCAACGTCGGCAAGCTCATCTCGCAATATGTTGCCGACAAGCTCATCCCGGTCACGCTTGAGCTCGGTGGCAAGAACCCCAATATCGTGATGGCCGATGCTGATCTCGCGTTGGCCATTCCAGGCGTCGTGGCCGGCATGCGCTTCATGCGGCAGGGCCAGTCCTGCATCGCGGGCTCGCGCATCCTGATCCAGGAGCGCATCTACGACGAGGTCGTCGAAGGTGCAGTCAAGCTGATGAATGCGCTGGTTGTCGGGAATCCCTTCGACGAGAACACCGAGGTCGGAGCGATCATCTCCCAGAAGCAGATGGATCGCATCCAGTCGTTCGTGAGCAGCGTCAAGGATATCCCCGGCGCCCGCGTTCTTTGCGGTGGGTCGCCCGAGGCCGATTCGTCGATGCCGGGTCGCCTCTTCATGCGGCCGACCCTGATCGACAACGTGCCGCATGACGCGCCGCTCTGTCAGGAGGAGATCTTCGGGCCCGTGGCGGTGGCCGTGCGGTTCACCGACTTCGAGGATGCGATTCGCATTGCCAATGACAGCGTCTTTGGCCTGGCTGCCGCGATGTGGACGCGGGATCTCGGCACTGCGATGCAGTTCGCGGCACGTATCGAGGCCGGTCTCGTGCAGGTCAACCAGTATGCGGGCCCCCGCGCCAATGTCTCCTATGGCGGGCTGAAGGTCAGCGGGCTCGGCAAGGAATATACGCTCCAATCCATGCTCAACCACTTCACGCGCTCGCGCACCATCCAGATCAACGCCGGGCTGCGTTCCTAG